Proteins from one Arsenophonus apicola genomic window:
- a CDS encoding DUF4055 domain-containing protein, whose translation MSMSSVDFTRPEYKLFVLQWALVRTVCKGDDSVKNYLPILEESNKERKRKRNSDYQDRAVFYPITGHTRNGMIGMAFKKDPLVEIDERLAYLKEDADGAGSSLYQLAQSSLESVLEVGRHGLYVDYNNESKQVYFFQYKAEDIINWRMQRINGRNRLTLVVLRETVEEQDGFGFKDTIQYRVLAIEKGKFICRVYRKPAGNSVYQIDVEYIPDRGGSGAWEEIPFTFIGAQNNDHTIDEAPLLGLAKINLGHYRNSADYEDSVFFCGQVQPYISGLKDEWRDWLEKKGILVGSRSPILLPEQGSCGYIQAQPNMLAKEAMDSKRDYMVGLGAQLVSADNKVKTVIQSVGELSAQTSVLSICCANVSEGLTKGLKWCAEYAGAEPDKCVFEINRDLVNHIADSTMIREIVSAWQSSAIRQSDLVRNLQKFDIINPADEVDVVVDELNNQQPTMIGER comes from the coding sequence ATGAGTATGTCTAGTGTTGATTTTACCCGTCCTGAATATAAATTGTTTGTGTTGCAATGGGCATTAGTTCGGACAGTTTGTAAAGGGGATGATTCAGTAAAAAACTATCTGCCGATATTAGAAGAATCGAATAAAGAACGCAAAAGGAAACGTAATAGCGATTATCAAGATCGTGCGGTGTTTTATCCGATAACCGGTCATACCCGTAATGGGATGATAGGAATGGCTTTTAAAAAAGATCCGCTGGTTGAGATTGATGAAAGACTGGCTTATCTGAAAGAGGATGCTGATGGAGCGGGTTCAAGTCTTTATCAGTTAGCCCAATCGTCATTGGAATCCGTCTTGGAAGTGGGACGACATGGCTTATATGTCGATTATAATAACGAGTCAAAGCAAGTCTATTTTTTTCAATACAAAGCCGAAGATATTATCAACTGGCGAATGCAACGCATTAATGGTCGTAATCGCTTAACTCTGGTGGTATTACGTGAAACAGTAGAAGAACAAGACGGTTTTGGATTCAAGGATACCATTCAATATCGTGTTCTGGCTATTGAAAAAGGGAAATTTATCTGTCGCGTTTATCGAAAACCTGCAGGAAACAGTGTTTACCAAATAGATGTTGAATATATCCCTGATCGCGGTGGCTCAGGTGCTTGGGAGGAGATCCCGTTTACCTTTATAGGTGCTCAAAATAATGATCACACTATTGATGAAGCGCCGTTACTTGGACTCGCCAAAATCAATTTGGGTCATTATCGAAATTCCGCCGATTATGAAGATTCGGTTTTTTTCTGTGGTCAGGTGCAACCCTATATTAGCGGCTTGAAAGATGAATGGCGTGACTGGTTAGAGAAAAAGGGTATATTAGTCGGCTCCCGCTCACCCATTTTGTTACCTGAGCAAGGTTCCTGTGGTTACATTCAAGCACAGCCTAACATGCTAGCGAAAGAAGCGATGGACAGTAAGCGTGATTATATGGTGGGGTTGGGCGCTCAATTAGTTTCTGCTGATAATAAAGTGAAAACCGTTATTCAATCAGTGGGTGAATTAAGTGCACAAACATCTGTCCTGAGTATCTGTTGCGCGAATGTCTCAGAAGGTTTAACTAAAGGGTTAAAGTGGTGCGCTGAATATGCGGGTGCTGAACCTGATAAATGCGTATTTGAAATTAATAGGGACTTGGTCAATCACATTGCCGATAGCACGATGATACGTGAGATAGTGTCAGC
- a CDS encoding recombination protein NinB, whose translation MEENLLFHESTKQSVWQTLKAVLATNQPHQLVIKPFKQTRSLSQNALFHLWASEISKYLCANDANYTPEQVKEMLKHTFLGYEVVERIDVTTQQPERVRTLRRTSKLDTGEMHVFMQKVECWAIGIRCFVTIPESSEYMKLKQA comes from the coding sequence ATGGAAGAAAACTTACTCTTCCACGAATCAACTAAACAATCCGTCTGGCAAACTTTAAAAGCTGTTCTTGCAACAAACCAACCGCATCAACTTGTTATCAAGCCCTTCAAGCAGACTCGAAGCCTATCGCAAAATGCACTTTTTCATTTGTGGGCATCTGAGATAAGCAAATATCTGTGTGCAAATGACGCTAATTACACTCCAGAGCAGGTGAAAGAAATGTTGAAACATACATTCTTAGGTTATGAAGTTGTAGAGCGTATCGATGTGACCACACAGCAGCCAGAGCGCGTCAGAACGCTCAGGAGGACATCAAAACTTGATACGGGGGAAATGCATGTCTTTATGCAAAAAGTGGAATGTTGGGCGATTGGCATACGTTGTTTTGTGACGATACCGGAAAGTTCGGAGTATATGAAATTAAAACAGGCATAG
- a CDS encoding Lar family restriction alleviation protein yields the protein MKTSELKDCPFCGSNDCLICTMNGTPTVRFADGYQALCLKCGVRTAWHSKRKEAVKIWNKRVDNE from the coding sequence GTGAAAACAAGCGAGCTTAAAGACTGTCCGTTTTGTGGAAGTAATGATTGCTTGATTTGCACAATGAATGGGACACCAACAGTGAGGTTTGCTGATGGTTATCAGGCTTTATGTCTGAAATGCGGAGTAAGAACGGCCTGGCATTCAAAAAGAAAAGAGGCGGTGAAAATTTGGAACAAGAGAGTTGATAATGAGTGA
- a CDS encoding replication protein, giving the protein MGNLAIDNVVQLRPADGMEKKVAKIEDGYTKLANELYEAFIGADLTRNQAKVAHAICRKTYGFNKKIDRVSDNQLSELTKLPRQKVNKAKNELIAMKVIVKVGMMIGPNNNLSEWEILECHQNSDKLNNVTKTVTKSVTKSVTGLSPKQGHTKETITKENKYNNTPLTPHEVKGEELARPEKRKPQTLNYNDYLVAYNEEVGDRLPHAVEANPKRKTRLKKIVGLLANPNLDGWRAYVRAFVGMAKPFYFGENNTGWTADIDYLLRETTLTGVREGKFADRGY; this is encoded by the coding sequence ATGGGTAATTTAGCAATAGATAACGTCGTCCAATTAAGACCAGCTGATGGCATGGAGAAAAAAGTGGCAAAAATAGAAGACGGATACACAAAGCTTGCGAATGAGCTTTATGAAGCCTTTATTGGTGCTGATTTAACCAGAAATCAGGCTAAAGTTGCTCATGCCATTTGTCGTAAAACTTATGGTTTTAACAAAAAAATAGATCGAGTTTCAGATAATCAATTAAGCGAGTTAACTAAGCTGCCGAGACAAAAAGTCAATAAAGCTAAAAACGAACTTATCGCTATGAAAGTTATCGTTAAAGTTGGGATGATGATAGGTCCAAACAACAATCTTTCTGAGTGGGAAATTTTAGAATGTCACCAAAACAGTGACAAATTAAATAATGTCACCAAAACAGTGACAAAAAGTGTCACCAAAAGCGTGACAGGGTTGTCACCAAAACAGGGACACACAAAAGAAACTATTACAAAAGAAAATAAATATAATAATACACCCCTCACCCCTCACGAGGTGAAAGGGGAAGAATTGGCTAGACCTGAAAAGCGAAAACCCCAAACACTGAATTACAACGATTATCTGGTTGCCTACAACGAGGAAGTGGGTGACAGACTACCCCACGCTGTTGAAGCCAATCCCAAGCGTAAAACCCGTTTGAAGAAAATTGTTGGCTTACTGGCTAATCCAAACCTAGATGGCTGGCGAGCCTACGTGAGAGCATTCGTTGGCATGGCAAAGCCGTTTTACTTTGGTGAGAACAACACGGGCTGGACAGCGGATATTGATTACCTGCTGAGAGAAACCACGCTAACAGGCGTTCGTGAAGGGAAGTTTGCCGATAGGGGGTATTAA
- a CDS encoding lysozyme produces MKIPKKILMATGGSALLLASSMITHFEGLRLKPYFDGGGVLSVCYGHTGNDIHRNRTYTQEDCDKWLDDDLKVVKRYVDPLVKVNINTLTQAALYSFSYNVGVGNFAKSTLLKKLNADDRKGACEEMKRWVYVDGRKWKGLMTRREIESVICYGDLTHLA; encoded by the coding sequence ATGAAAATACCGAAAAAAATATTGATGGCAACAGGCGGTAGTGCATTGCTTTTAGCGTCAAGCATGATAACCCATTTCGAAGGGCTGAGACTTAAGCCCTATTTCGATGGTGGCGGTGTGCTTTCTGTTTGTTACGGTCACACAGGTAACGATATTCACCGTAACCGGACTTACACACAAGAAGATTGTGATAAGTGGCTTGATGACGATTTGAAGGTGGTTAAACGGTATGTTGACCCGCTGGTCAAGGTCAATATCAACACACTGACTCAAGCAGCGCTTTATTCATTTTCTTACAACGTGGGTGTGGGAAATTTTGCCAAATCGACATTACTCAAAAAGCTCAACGCTGATGACCGAAAAGGCGCTTGTGAAGAAATGAAACGCTGGGTTTATGTCGATGGCAGAAAGTGGAAAGGATTAATGACCCGTCGGGAAATAGAGAGCGTAATATGTTATGGAGACCTTACGCATTTGGCGTAG
- a CDS encoding BRO-N domain-containing protein, which translates to MATIAIKSVEFKFEDQDIRTIISNGEPWFIAEDICNVLQLSNPSMSLKSLDEDERSKFNLGRQGDANIINESGLYTLVLRCRDAVKQGTLPWRFRKWVTNEVLPSIRKTGKYEHPQYSPEARELLTADDTSHLSRLIWTMANGFRFERSWTQGIWYALRHATGVESPQNFEVNQIPIIAKECEKIYNFTNGVKEAIYEAEKQAVRRVLRKREDAEKVLAEMKQLLKESNQEHTFVLTDTLARWQQAEIQQFLQRR; encoded by the coding sequence ATGGCTACTATAGCTATTAAATCTGTTGAATTTAAATTTGAAGATCAAGACATTCGTACAATCATCAGCAATGGTGAACCGTGGTTTATCGCAGAAGATATTTGCAATGTTCTTCAATTAAGTAATCCCTCTATGTCATTGAAATCATTAGATGAAGATGAACGGTCTAAGTTTAACTTAGGGCGTCAAGGTGATGCTAATATCATCAACGAGTCTGGTCTTTACACTCTAGTATTACGGTGTCGTGATGCTGTTAAGCAGGGGACTTTACCTTGGCGATTTCGTAAATGGGTAACAAATGAAGTCCTTCCATCGATCCGCAAAACGGGTAAGTATGAGCACCCGCAATATTCTCCAGAAGCCAGAGAATTATTAACCGCAGATGACACCTCACATCTTTCTCGTTTAATTTGGACGATGGCCAACGGCTTCCGATTTGAGCGTTCATGGACACAAGGCATCTGGTATGCTTTACGTCATGCAACAGGCGTAGAGTCACCACAAAACTTTGAAGTTAACCAGATACCGATAATAGCAAAAGAATGCGAAAAGATTTATAACTTCACCAATGGCGTTAAAGAAGCGATCTATGAAGCGGAGAAACAGGCCGTAAGGCGAGTACTACGCAAACGTGAGGACGCAGAGAAGGTTTTAGCTGAGATGAAACAATTACTTAAAGAGAGTAATCAGGAGCATACCTTTGTTTTGACCGATACATTAGCACGCTGGCAACAAGCAGAGATACAGCAATTTTTACAGCGGCGTTAA
- a CDS encoding BRO family protein yields MDHVLTFKTHNIAPFNNGDGKIWFTNKQLSILLEYKDESSITRIFNRNKDEFTNEMSRTVNLTETNKNNELRYKKIRIYSVRGAHLIGMLSKTKVAKALRKWLLDLAEKKATQQILLC; encoded by the coding sequence ATGGATCATGTATTAACATTTAAAACACACAATATTGCTCCCTTTAATAACGGTGACGGGAAAATCTGGTTCACTAATAAACAACTATCTATCTTACTGGAATACAAGGACGAATCTTCTATTACTCGCATTTTTAACAGGAATAAAGATGAGTTTACAAATGAGATGTCAAGGACGGTCAATTTGACCGAGACTAATAAAAACAATGAGTTACGCTATAAAAAAATAAGAATTTATTCAGTTCGTGGTGCTCATCTAATCGGAATGTTATCTAAAACCAAAGTTGCTAAAGCACTGCGTAAGTGGTTACTGGATTTAGCGGAAAAGAAAGCCACCCAGCAAATCTTGCTCTGTTAG
- the lysC gene encoding Rz1-like lysis system protein LysC has protein sequence MGLLSSCSSTRNEYVQTPHIPIPPYLLADCLPPAITDMMTWRDSLVLNEQLLTVIELCNLDKQAIRRIEESSYKNLNDMIEPPHNLVR, from the coding sequence ATGGGGCTATTGTCGAGTTGCAGCAGCACACGAAACGAATACGTTCAGACGCCTCACATTCCGATACCCCCTTACCTACTCGCTGATTGCTTACCGCCAGCCATCACAGATATGATGACATGGCGTGATAGTCTGGTACTCAATGAGCAGTTACTGACAGTGATTGAGCTGTGTAATCTTGACAAACAGGCGATAAGGCGAATTGAAGAAAGTAGTTATAAAAATTTAAATGATATGATTGAGCCACCCCACAATTTAGTGAGATAG
- a CDS encoding phage holin family protein: MRMSEKYSTPTAYLWGIMTTVLGFFTLEQWVAVVGIVCTIGTFLINVYYRKKEYKLKERQYENTEKNIDGNRR; the protein is encoded by the coding sequence ATGCGTATGTCTGAAAAATACTCAACACCTACCGCCTACCTTTGGGGCATCATGACGACTGTTCTAGGTTTCTTTACCCTTGAGCAGTGGGTAGCCGTAGTAGGCATTGTCTGCACGATAGGGACATTTTTAATCAACGTGTACTACCGCAAAAAGGAGTACAAACTTAAGGAGCGTCAATATGAAAATACCGAAAAAAATATTGATGGCAACAGGCGGTAG
- a CDS encoding antiterminator Q family protein, whose protein sequence is MSRHVKDLLEAWGNWSMSRIGTEYKGMSTIAPIKFDDDRPWLSDEEGEIVDKAVAGLKKYDIDGYNIICLHYQHHISCRMIAKNWKKRPDYITAYMGRAESYIAGTVHTLLKATN, encoded by the coding sequence ATGAGTAGGCACGTAAAAGATTTACTGGAAGCATGGGGAAACTGGAGCATGAGCCGCATTGGAACCGAGTACAAAGGTATGTCTACCATTGCTCCTATTAAATTCGATGATGACAGACCTTGGCTAAGTGATGAGGAAGGCGAAATAGTTGATAAGGCCGTAGCAGGATTAAAGAAATATGACATCGATGGATATAACATTATTTGCTTACATTATCAGCATCATATTTCATGCCGAATGATAGCTAAAAACTGGAAGAAAAGACCTGATTATATCACGGCTTACATGGGTAGGGCTGAATCCTACATAGCGGGCACAGTTCACACACTCCTTAAAGCAACAAATTGA
- a CDS encoding replicative DNA helicase has translation MVNYQLEASVIGGLLISGLTPDASDVLSTLEPNAFSSHFCREIYKIIQCQAKTRSMIDMVMVAEQMGKGNFIQVMSMAKDCPSAANLKGYAKMVAENYQRREFLAMINSVKDVVANGSIQSATQAIDDFLSKATKLRTSKEEIKPVNLKELISDYTELLENRLQNGEQSSALKTGISELDEITGGINPVDLVIVAARPGMGKTEFALKIARSVASQEIRDINQRRGVLIFSMEMDSGQIIERQIAQASNLPVSMLRNPSRLEQEHWNKITGAIGLLHDLDVWIVDASKLTVEQIASVATRQKKEYPQLSLIMVDYLGLIDKPRAERNDLAIAHISANLKRLAKTLKTPVISLSQLSREVEKRTNKRPVNADLRDSGNVEQDADSIIMLYRDGVYNENSLSAKYAEIIVTKNRFGKTGTVYQEFKNGHFIDTNQQEAGAISQSSHQQSLRRYAQGATI, from the coding sequence ATGGTCAACTATCAACTTGAGGCAAGCGTGATAGGGGGTTTGCTGATTTCAGGTTTAACGCCAGACGCCAGTGATGTATTGTCTACGCTTGAGCCTAATGCTTTTTCCTCCCATTTCTGTCGTGAAATCTACAAAATAATTCAATGCCAGGCTAAAACCAGAAGCATGATTGATATGGTGATGGTGGCTGAACAGATGGGAAAGGGTAATTTTATTCAGGTTATGTCGATGGCTAAAGATTGCCCGAGTGCAGCCAATTTGAAAGGTTATGCAAAAATGGTTGCTGAGAATTATCAACGACGGGAATTTTTAGCGATGATAAATTCGGTCAAGGATGTTGTTGCTAATGGGTCTATCCAGTCAGCCACGCAGGCTATTGATGATTTTTTGTCGAAAGCGACAAAATTGCGAACTTCGAAAGAAGAAATCAAGCCTGTAAATTTGAAGGAACTTATTAGTGATTACACCGAGTTACTGGAAAATCGTCTACAAAACGGTGAACAGTCAAGCGCCTTAAAAACAGGTATAAGTGAGCTGGATGAGATAACGGGAGGTATTAATCCGGTGGATTTAGTGATTGTTGCTGCCAGACCGGGTATGGGGAAAACCGAATTTGCATTGAAGATTGCCAGAAGTGTTGCCAGTCAGGAAATCAGGGACATAAATCAGCGGCGTGGCGTGCTTATTTTTTCAATGGAAATGGATTCAGGCCAAATCATTGAAAGACAGATTGCCCAGGCGTCAAATCTCCCCGTTTCAATGTTGAGAAATCCCTCACGATTAGAGCAGGAACACTGGAATAAGATAACTGGTGCGATTGGTTTGTTGCATGATTTAGATGTATGGATAGTGGATGCAAGTAAACTTACTGTTGAGCAGATAGCCTCTGTTGCCACCAGACAAAAAAAAGAATATCCCCAACTGTCGTTAATCATGGTTGATTACCTCGGATTAATTGATAAACCGAGAGCTGAACGAAATGACCTTGCGATAGCGCATATTTCCGCGAATTTGAAACGGCTGGCAAAAACATTAAAAACGCCCGTAATCTCATTGAGCCAGTTATCAAGAGAGGTTGAAAAGCGGACAAACAAGCGCCCAGTTAACGCTGATTTACGGGATTCTGGCAACGTTGAGCAAGATGCAGACAGCATTATCATGCTGTATCGTGACGGGGTTTATAACGAAAATTCACTCTCAGCGAAGTATGCTGAAATTATTGTAACCAAAAATCGATTTGGCAAAACGGGTACGGTTTATCAGGAGTTTAAAAACGGTCATTTTATCGATACCAATCAACAGGAAGCAGGAGCAATCTCACAATCATCTCATCAACAAAGTTTAAGGCGCTACGCTCAAGGCGCAACGATTTAA
- a CDS encoding terminase, whose product MKPQHLALLRDKLWRLNHLYWITDKTGKPIRFDMTPEQLFYFEGMHTRNIILKARQLGFTTEVCIIQLDAALFESARCALIAHTLNDARRLFREKTKYAYERLPAEIKAANPASNDSAGELVFHKGGSLYISTSFRGGTLRYLHVSEFGKICAKYPDKAREIVTGAFEAVSNDCFVTIESTGEGRSGYFYDYCQSAEKAQLQVKKLSQLDWKFFFFPWWENNNYAIDPVEPIPKRLIDYFTELSGKHGIWLTDKQKAWYYAKEKTLGDDMKREYPSLPAEAFQQSVEGAYYARQFRYLYQNKRIGTLPNNSHLPVHTYWDIGVGDSTSIWFVREVGNEFHIIDHYSNSGEGLRHYMKILKDKGYTYASHNAPHDIDNREFGSDAKSRREIAREGYEIDGQKYAIRFDVVPKLSIDEGIEAVREILPNCVFDEHRCADGVAHLEAYRKEWDDKLGCWKDKPLHDFTSHDADAFRYFAISRKNKQRPAFEINLGTTF is encoded by the coding sequence ATGAAGCCACAACATTTAGCTTTATTGCGCGATAAGCTTTGGCGACTAAATCATCTTTATTGGATAACGGATAAAACCGGAAAACCAATTCGATTTGACATGACCCCTGAGCAGTTATTCTATTTTGAAGGAATGCATACCAGAAATATCATTCTAAAGGCGCGTCAGCTAGGGTTTACGACTGAAGTGTGTATTATTCAGCTTGATGCGGCGTTATTTGAATCTGCCAGGTGTGCATTAATTGCGCATACTCTTAATGATGCTAGGCGATTATTCAGAGAAAAAACCAAATACGCTTATGAGCGACTACCGGCTGAAATAAAAGCGGCTAACCCAGCCAGTAATGATTCAGCGGGTGAGCTGGTATTCCATAAAGGGGGTTCACTTTACATTAGTACTTCATTTCGCGGTGGTACATTGCGTTATCTGCATGTTTCTGAATTTGGCAAGATTTGTGCAAAATATCCTGATAAGGCACGTGAAATTGTAACTGGTGCTTTTGAAGCGGTATCCAATGATTGCTTTGTCACTATAGAAAGCACGGGCGAGGGAAGATCTGGTTACTTTTATGATTATTGTCAGTCTGCTGAAAAAGCACAACTTCAAGTAAAAAAACTTTCACAGCTCGATTGGAAATTCTTTTTCTTCCCATGGTGGGAAAACAATAATTATGCAATTGATCCGGTTGAGCCCATTCCAAAGCGGCTAATTGATTATTTCACTGAGCTGTCCGGCAAACATGGCATTTGGTTAACCGACAAACAGAAAGCCTGGTATTACGCAAAAGAGAAAACGCTTGGTGATGATATGAAGCGGGAATATCCCTCACTTCCCGCTGAAGCTTTCCAACAATCAGTAGAAGGCGCCTACTATGCCAGGCAGTTTCGTTATCTTTATCAAAATAAACGCATTGGGACATTGCCTAATAACAGCCATTTGCCAGTACATACATATTGGGATATTGGGGTAGGTGATTCAACGTCAATATGGTTTGTACGTGAAGTGGGAAATGAATTTCATATTATTGATCATTACTCAAATAGTGGTGAAGGGTTGCGGCATTACATGAAGATACTGAAAGATAAAGGCTATACCTACGCCAGTCACAATGCACCTCATGATATTGATAATCGTGAATTTGGTTCTGACGCAAAATCCAGGCGTGAAATTGCCAGAGAAGGCTATGAGATTGATGGGCAGAAATATGCAATACGATTTGATGTAGTGCCAAAACTTTCCATTGATGAAGGGATTGAGGCGGTACGTGAAATATTGCCAAATTGTGTATTTGATGAACATCGATGTGCCGATGGAGTTGCTCATTTAGAAGCTTATCGCAAAGAGTGGGATGACAAGCTGGGTTGCTGGAAAGATAAACCCCTACATGATTTTACGTCACATGATGCTGATGCATTTCGATATTTTGCGATTAGCCGAAAAAATAAACAGCGTCCCGCCTTTGAGATTAATTTAGGAACCACATTCTAA
- a CDS encoding DUF1187 family protein: MKYQIEATLVKDGGEPVHWYRFSDKALSEKDCLKMLSQPSMFKMQFSELDYYWTAVNLKAGKPAQIKLINFICKEI, encoded by the coding sequence ATGAAATACCAAATTGAAGCAACCCTTGTTAAGGATGGCGGCGAGCCTGTGCATTGGTATCGCTTTAGCGACAAAGCACTATCAGAAAAAGATTGCCTGAAAATGTTATCCCAGCCGTCCATGTTCAAAATGCAATTTAGCGAGCTTGATTACTACTGGACTGCTGTCAATCTAAAAGCTGGAAAGCCAGCTCAAATCAAGTTGATAAATTTTATCTGTAAGGAGATTTAA